CTTGACTCTGGATGTGACGGGGTGTCAAGGCTGCTCTTGGCCTTGGTTGGCCTCTGCTGCTGATCCAGGGCCTGGGATCTGAGGGGAGGACTGGGGAGGACACAGTGgccttaggagtggaattgtggcCCTTTTCCCAAACTGAGAGCaaaggggaggggagcggggggCAGAGAATGACTGATTCCTGTGTAAGCCGCCTCGCTGCCCTGGGCACTGGCGGTGCCTCCCCTGCAGTGTGCAACAGGAGACTGGGGGCCCCTTCCTGAGGTGGCCCTGCTGGTCCGGAAGGCTGGGGCTTCTCTGTCTGCCTAGCTTCACATTTTCTCTTGAGACGTACTTGATCTTTGTTCCATCCCTACTGCCCTTTCCGGTACCGCCTTCTCTTCCCAGGCTCCAGTCCTCTTTCCTCCTCACAATAGTATTTGCATATCAGTGGAGGAATTTTGAAAAGCTATGGATGTAATCTTATGGAGGAGTAGCAGGCATCGCAGGCCAGTGCCCagatgggaggtgggagaggatgtTGAGAAGCGGAAGGGCTTGCCTTGCCGCAACCCCCAAGAATTTTTCACCGTGTCTGATTCTGGTCAGCAGCTGGGACATGTTTCCATAGCTCATAAATACAAACACTGGCCCCCCCCCCCATGTTAGACTGAACTGCTGGAGAGCAGAGTCTGTCTGGTTTACCATTTTATCTCTGATAGCTGTCATTAGCCACTGAGGGCTTGTTTGGGGGGTTCTGGATGGGACTTCCTGTGGTGGTGCTGGTGAGTGTCTGGGGGTCACCCCTGGGAGCCAGAGGACACAGTCTGCGGGAATGAGCCTTCTGCTTCCTTAGAAGTGGCTCTGTTATTCGGGAGTTTGAAGAAAGCATTGTTGGAAAAGGGAGTAAGTATTTTCACTCCGGAAGCCTTTTCCCTGTCACTGGGATGTGGTCATTTGGACCGTTTTATCTGGGTGTGGTGCACTAGGCCCCCTTAGGATATTCTTGGCAAAGGGATTTTTGAGGGGACTTTAGAAACATACTTTTAGGATCCAGGGGCCCTGGCACCCGAAAGAGGCCAAGATCTATGAGTCCAGGGTGTGGTTGTCGGGGCCAGCAGGATCTGGGCCTTTGCTGGTAGGTGGGCAACCCCCTCtgtggccctgccctcccctagGGGGTGGAGGGAGCCAGTCCTCAGTGCCTTCGAAGAGGAGCACCCAGGTAACGAATCCCCCACTCCTCCCACCGCAGGCTGGATCCTCATTGACCGGTGTGGGAAGCACTTTGGTACGATACTCAACTACCTTCGTGACGGGGCGGTCCCCTTGCCCGAGAGTCGCCGGGAGATCGAGGAGCTGCTGGCAGAAGCCAAGTACTACCTGGTGCAGGGCCTGGTGGAAGAGTGCCAGGCAGCCCTACAAGTAGGTGTCAGCCTCTCTTCCCCTGTCGGCCGGCCCACCTGCCTTCCTCACTCTCTGCAAATGAGGGCGGGTCCTCCCTCCACGAGCTGCTGTGAGTTAGTGAGTTAACCTGGGGCCTCTCCCCTCTGGCCAGAGCGACCCGTGAGAGGCCCCCCCTGGAATGTTTAGGCCACCTGACTGCTCTTGGGCTTATTTCAGCCCCGTGGTGTTGGGTCCTGAGTGCATTGCAGCCCTTGAGTGCTGAGCCAGGGGATATAAAACTTGATCCATTTTCTGGGCATATTTGGGACTCTGTCTCGTCCGGTGAGTCACTGTTGAGAGCCCAGCGTGATCCCTTCAGACAAACACCCTCCTATGCTGGACCTGGGGCAGGACCATGGGGGTCAGTCCGGTGATAGTAAAGTCCCTACAAAACCAAAATGCTTCTGGATACAGCCCGCAGCCGTTGATTTCCGGGCTAATTAAGACATGGCAGAGCATCGGAGGAGTCCCTTTGGGCTGTCATGGGAATCGGATCTGTCTATGGGAGGTCTTGTTTGTGTGCCCCCGAGCCACGTGTCTGTGTGCCCCCCGACCCCGGAGCGGTGCCCGTAATGCCTGGCTCCCCAGGGAACTGCTGTTTGCACACAACGCCTCTACTGTAAATCTAACAATGTTGtggcctttattatttttatttcactttctttattaaaataatgcaCATAAAGCATTTAAGAAGTcaagttatattaaaaataaataaataagtaaactgtgataaaaaaaaaaaagtcaggttaGTATTGTAAGCAAGATTAATGTCAAAACACTCCCGTGTGCCTtccacccactcccacccctgaAGCGGCCTCTTAATTCTCGCATCAGTTCTCTTTATTCCCATATTTCTTATGCTATTTATTGATATTTCGGTTTTCAGCATTATCTACCTGCATTActagagaaaattaaaacttaGTTCATGCACGACCCCAACCACTACCATTCTTGCACGCACATATGCCTTCTACCCGTGTCGTTTATCACAGTTTTGGTTAAGTCAGTATTCAGAGTTTCCACTGGATTATGTAAACATTGTTAGCAGTTGAGCCACAGAGTATACAGTGatcatttcctttcttgtgtGACTTTTTGGTTTGCCAGAATTAGTGACTgcgttgttgttgttttgttttgttttttgttttttgtctactTGGTTTTCTGAATAGTATCCCTAATTCAGCGTTAAATCCTCAGAAACGTCAGTCTCCTTTTGGTCTGTTCAGACACAGCAGGGAATCTCTGCTTCACCTTTGTCTTAGAGACATGCCCTCTGGGTTCCCACTTTTTGGTTTCTGTTAGTCTGAGGTTAAGCCTCCAGGACTATCCTCCTAGTTTCTGTCGCTTTTATCATTCTGTTTTCCCAGagggtttttttcagttttgtcttttcAACCCTCcgttgaatttttcatttctgctatCGTGTTTCTAATTCCCAAGAGCCTTCTCTTGTCCTTTGAGTGCTCTTTTTATATAGCAGGCTGATCTTGTTTCATAGGACGCAGTATCTTCTCTTGTCTGTCCGATGATGCTATTTGAAGCTTTCTTTCTGTGGCCTTCATTGTGTGACTCCTTCCcttactttttctctttgttttggtcTCATATTTGAGAGCCTTTCCAAGAATAATCTGATGGTCCTTGGTCTGTTGAAATTTAAGAGTAGGACTCTTAACAGGCTGTATGTATTGATCCTTATTGTCCAGTGGGCTTCAGTGGCAGATATTAAGTGGAAACCCTCCATGTCAGAATCTGTAAGCCTCTTTTTGGACAGATGGTTCCTGTAGAGGAATCCTCCACACACTCTCTTGCCTGGTGGGTATAAACCTGACTGGCTGCCTTCTGAgatctgggggtgggaaggggccagGGTTGGGCGGGGGTCCAACTGGGGGTTTCACCAGTGCTTCTGCCGACTGGCCAGCAATCCTCTGCTCTTGCCCTGTGCCCACCAGCCTTCAGAGCTGTTAGTAGAAAGTCTCCAGAATTCTTTCTCATCCACTGACTTAggtttctgctttctcttcctccttgcaTATCACTCACCTGAGATCTGATTTCCACCCTTGAATTGTTGACATCTTTTGTCTGCCAACCTCACTTCtcctgttctttttctccttatGGGCTTATACCTTTTTATTCCTCTGAAGTCGCTGCCGTGGGGTTTCAGGAGCTTTGATGCAGTCATATATCGTCTGCCATGTGTAAGGTTTATTTTTGAGCAGCTCCCTGGTTGTGAAAATGTgtcattgttgttactgtttaCCGAGCACCCTGGCATGCAACAGTCCTGGCCAAAGAGCAGGTGCACTGGAGAACTCCCCTCAGGTCGGCCCCCACCCTAACTCACTGGTGCTAGGAGTCCTGCTCTCTTCCCAGCCATGGCTGCCCCATCTCCCTTCACCAGAGCCTGTCTTTGCCTGGCAGGCCGCTTAAACAGCAGGCCCCCCAGGCTGAAAGCACATTTTGTTCCAGCAGAACAAAGATACTTATGAGCCTTTCTGCAAAGTTCCTGTCATCACCTCAtccaaggaagaacagaaacttATAGCGACTTCAAATAAGGTATGTTGGAGGCACCTTTGTGGCATTTCTTTTGCTCCCAAAATGACGGAGGTTCTTTTGAGTAAGTTTTGAAAGAAAACCATGTGTAATTGCCTGAGCAAGGCCTCAGAAGGGGTCAGGAATGGGAACCTACAGCTCATCTTGTGTTGCCCCTGGTGTTGGGTCATGCGGTCTccgcctccagccccaccccagccagctGCGAGCTCTGAGGGCGGGGCCCCAGCACCATGGGAGGTCGGTGGCTCACTGCATGCACCTGCACGCCGAGtaactctctccttcctttttcaaAACAACCCACAGCCAGCTGTGAAGTTGCTCTACAACAGAAGTAACAACAAATACTCATATACCAGGTAAGGTCTTGGCCAGAAAAGAAATCCACACGCTAGTAAAACCGCCGCGCGCACCAGCCGGGCCCAGCTGCCCTGTTCCCTTCATTTGAGGATGGTCCTTCTGCACCTCTAGAATGCCCCGAGGGGTGTGAAACCCAGTTCACCCATGCCGTAAAACTCGCCCTCTAGCaatatacagttcagtggtttctATTATACTCAGTTGTGTAGCCACCACCACTTCATTTTAgaccattttcatcaccctaGAGGGAAACCTTGTGCCCATTAGCAGTCGCTCCCCAtttccctgccccttcccacctcccccagcccttggcaaccactgttttgctttctgtttcatgcatgtgcctattctggacatttcatataaatgtagtCGTACGATAGGTTGCTTTTTGTGGCTGGCTgttttcacttagtgtaatgttcATCCGTGTTGGAGCATGAATTGGGACTTCATGCCTTTTTACgtctgaataacattccattgtacaGAGAGACCACGTTTTATCCGTTCATCAGTTGATGGTCAGttggggttgtttccacttttgggccTTGAGGAATGATGCTTCTGTGGCCTttcgtgcacacacacacacacacgttttcatttctcttgggtagatgcCCTAGGAGAggcattgctgggtcatgtggtaactccaggtttaatcatttgaggaacttccagactGTCTTCCCAAGTGGCTACACCATTCCATGTTCCCGGTAGCGGTATAGATGGGTTTCTAGAATGCTTTCCGGCTCCTGGGAACATGGGGCTCTAAGTCAGGAGCTTAAGGGATATAGGGGGATTTGACACAATTACTCAAGACCCGTGAAGGGACCCAGGATAAAGTCTCCCTTGGGTGGTTCACTCGGCTACTCACGTGGCTTGGGGGACCCCCTTCAGTGTCCCCACCTGGCACCTGTGCCCGCAGGCCCCACGTTCCCAGCATTCCATCTCTGGCTGCTGCACAGGGGAGCGGCCCCTCTGGTACCCGGCTAGGAGCACAGGCTTAGAGGCCGGAGCTCTCTCTGTCATTTATTTGGCCTCAGGCGATGTTCCTGACTTCTCTGACCCTCTCTTTCCTTTGAGCAATGAGGACTGTAGTTGCTTCTCTTGTGGGCTTATCGCGAGGATGAAAAGAGATGGTGGGGACAACGGGCCCGGCATGTGCCAACACTCCACCGGTGGTGGCAGTTACTACCAGCTTGTAATCACCTTATCAAATGCTCTTTTGCAGCAATTCTGACGACAATATGTTGAAAAACATCGAACTGTTTGATAAGCTGTCTCTGCGCTTTAACGGAAGGGTCTTGTTCATAAAGGATGTGATCGGGGACGAAATCTGCTGCTGGTCCTTCTATGGCCAGGGCCGCAAGATCGCTGAAGTCTGCTGTACCTCCATCGTCTACGCCACCGAGAAGAAACAGACCAAGGTAAGGGCCTCCAGAGGACGTTCTGAGTGGCTGGTCTGAGATCTGTACTTGCACAACTTTGCTTTCCACTTGAGCAGAGTACTCTCAAAGAGGGGAAGGCCTGGAAAATGCTTTCCTTGGTTCACGATTGCCCATTGTTAAAATATTATCTCTTGGGCCCTGGAGAGATCCAGGTGTAGATCTTGGGAAAATGATGGCCTTTGAGCAAGTAGAGATGATCGTGCTGCACCCGCGTTCCTTTGCCGTAAGTGCTGGCTCAGACCTGGTACCCGTGTGTACCCGCTGTCGGCGTCTTCTCCGCGGTCAGTGCTCCGACACCCATGCTGCTCCTTGTGTCCCCCATGCCACGTCCTCTCCTGCCAGGCCACGTCCATCCCGCTCCTCGGGAGCAGTGCTGCCTTCAAGATCTTGACCTTGTCATGACCTGCTACTTCCTTGTCATCTGTCTGTCCTCCTGTCTTACCCACTGCCCTGGAGCTGCCTTCCACCCTCACTGGCCCCGCTCAGCCCTCCTCATGAACCTCGATGGCTGCCTTCCCAGCACACGACTCCCTGATGGATCCAGACTCTGGATCCATTTTTATGTCCTCCTCCCCAAACCAGTGGACCTGCCCTCTCCCTTGGCCTGTCACCGCACTGTTCTGCAAAGCTAGATCACACCGCCAGGTGTGGTGGAGAGTGGGTCCACTGTTCACGGACGTTCCCTCCCTTTAGGGCTTCTGCTTGCCTGCCCTCCTTCAGTCTGGTTCTGTGTGTTTTTAAGTCATATCATACACTCTGTCGTTTTCCTTTTCAACCTATCGAGGGGAAATCTGGTGATCAGGGACACACACAGTAGGTCTCCTGAGGGCCAACTTCCACACATCGGGTCACCTTCGTACAGATCCGTGGGTCACCTGCCCAGGTTACTATCACTCTGCAGCCCTTGGAGCCCACAGCTCCATGTGATCCTAGAGCAGCCTCAGAAGCAAAGCACAAATGAGAGAAAATCAGACCATGAAGTAGAAACCAGAGTTCAGACTTCTTAAAACATCTTGTTCAGTATTTAGAACATATCCTAAAACATACACCTTGTTTCAAGGGAGCCAGGAAGGGAAAAACTCTTAGAAgaggttctttttttgttttcaaaggtaGTGGGGAACAGAATCGTTCCCTCTTTCTAATGCATTAGCAAGACACATGCCTCTTTTCTCCCATgaactttttttatttcttttatttattaatttttttttggagggggaagtaattaggtttgtttttcatggcggtactggggattgaacccaggacctcgtgcatgctaaacatatgctttaccactgagctatacctcccccgcaccatgaactttttttttagggCTGTGAATTTCACTTGTGACTTGACTCCCCATTTTGTCACAGTTTGGTTTTTTATATATGTGGAGTACCTCTGCCCTTGGATATTAGAAGCCAATCATCACACTGATTAAACTTTAACACAGTGACTTGGTGTTTTTAGAGCTTAGCAGGGAGCGAAGGCACTTAGAGACTGCGCGGTCTGATCTGTTTCTAAGTTTGCGGCCAGGTTCCCGAGCCAGCGGAGCTCGTGTTTGTGCAGCTGGTTGGTGGCAGGGCCAGGACGGAGGCCCGGGCCCCTCTCCATGGCTCCCTGCACTCTGCTTCCtgtccccagggctgcctcctttGTGCACGGAGGTGGTGTTGGGGTGGCCGCCCTGTAGGAACAGGATCCTCCTCCTTTTGTTCAAACTTCTGGGTGCTGTGCTTTGCAGCTGATGCTCATGTTTTGCTGTCTCAAGTGACTCCAGGCGTTCCACTTGAGTTTTTGCATAATTGGCGTCCTCCCAGGGCAGCATTTCACGTGCTTTATCGATTCTTACTGACTCCCTCTACGGTGAGGGTCCAGTTGTTGCGGCCCACTCGGGCAGCCCTCCTCTGGCTCGTGGTGCCTGACCTCCGAGGGCAACAAGCGGACACGTGCTTTACTGAGCGGGAGCTGTCGTGTCCATTTCATGAGGGTCCCCAGCTGGTCCCTGTTGGGAAAGAAAGCTGCTTTACGGTGTGGAGTGGCTCGTGTGCGAGGGTGCAGCTCTGTCTGTTAGAAGCAGTGTGTTGAAAATGACGTAGATGTCTACAGGAAGGGAAACTGAGGGGGCAGCGAGACCTGTTCCACTATACCCCTTTTGTTTATTGTGAATTTAGTGCCTGTTGAAAgtaaaaacagctttaaaaaatgacGGTCTTAGGGAGCCCTGGGGTCCTGGTTTAGCCGGGCGGCCCTGTGTGCAGTCCCGGCGGCAGTAGAGGTGGTGGGGTGTGTGATGCTAACTTACCTGCCTTGTGCGTTGTGGGGACGCAGGTGGAGTTCCCTGAAGCCCGGATTTATGAAGAGACCCTGAACATTTTGCTGTACGAGGCCCAGGATGGCCGGGGACCTGACAACGCGCTCCTGGAGGCCACGGGTGGGGCAGCCGGGCGTTCCCACCACCTGGACGAGGATGAGGAACGGGAGCGGATCGAGCGCGTGCGGCGGATCCACATCAAGCGCCCGGATGACCGGGCCCACCTCCACCAGTGAGCGGGCAGTGGGCCCTGCGCCGCCCCCTccgccctcctctgccctcctcctcctgctgtgcACTCAGATCCTCCGGCCCCAGGCACCTCTCGCTTCCctcagaggccagagatgctttCGTAACAAGCCAGATGGCGATTTTGGTATTTCTTGACCAGGTGAATGGATTGTCTTTACCCAGGTGAATGCACCCCTGCCGCTGAACAAGCTGGGTCCAAGGTCTCTGCTTCCCCGAGAACCCGAGGAGCCCGGGAGCTGGGCTGTCTGGGCTCTCGGAGGAAGGGTGTGAATGGTGATGCGTAAGTGAGAGCTTGTTTGCagtatttatttttgtgaatgttgACTTCCGATTTTAGCTTCTTGGGTAGCCTTCCCTCCAGGGTTCATTCAGTCTGTCGGCGCTGAGAAGGGTCCCGTAGTTGCTGGTCCCCTGAGGTGTCTGCGATCTCCCTGTTTCACAGCCCTGCAGCCCAGCACGCCAGCCCCGGCAGTCTCCACCGCCTAACAAGCGACCCGTCCCGCCGCGGGCTCCACGCCTAGAGCTCTTTGGCCAATAACCGCAGCCCGCAGCGATAGGGGTGGCGCTGGGGGTTCCTGCCACTCACTTGCCGTTCCTCGCAGAGCTCTAGGTGCCCAGCTGTGTGGAAGAGGCAAGCCCGTCAGCCCCTGGGCTGATCTGTGGTCTGGTGTCTGTGGGGACCCCGGTCGGTctggctcctgcccctcccccgccctccccgtTGACCGTTCCCTTCCAGGAAGGCCCCCAGGCCTGCCCACGGGCATGGCGCGCACACCGCTCCCCTGTGGGATCCATTCTTCCCTCCTCAGCCTTTTCCCTGTTAAGTGGGGCTTACCCCAAGCAGGCGCCCTGTCCTTTGTTTAGAAGAAATTAAATTGTGGCCCCAGACTCTCTGTCCTGGTGTCCAGCCGGACCACCACCCCTCAAACCAGCAGCCTAAGGATGGCTGCCTGCCGTAAACGCAGCCCTCACCTGGAGATCCCCGCCGTGTCTTTGCCTCTGGTTTGTACACAGTGGAGTGTGGCCATCAGTGAGCAGAGGGGTAGGATGTGCAGATCCTGTGGGGTCTGGTCAGTGTCTGAATTAGTGTTTGGTTCAGGGACGTGTGTGACTGGATGAGGATGTGTGTTCGTGGCTTCGGGCTGCTGTCTGCATGGCGCCCGTGTGGGACGG
The genomic region above belongs to Camelus bactrianus isolate YW-2024 breed Bactrian camel chromosome 32, ASM4877302v1, whole genome shotgun sequence and contains:
- the KCTD10 gene encoding BTB/POZ domain-containing adapter for CUL3-mediated RhoA degradation protein 3 isoform X1 gives rise to the protein MEEMSGESVVSSAVPAAATRTTSFKGTSPSSKYVKLNVGGALYYTTMQTLTKQDTMLKAMFSGRMEVLTDSEGWILIDRCGKHFGTILNYLRDGAVPLPESRREIEELLAEAKYYLVQGLVEECQAALQQNKDTYEPFCKVPVITSSKEEQKLIATSNKPAVKLLYNRSNNKYSYTSNSDDNMLKNIELFDKLSLRFNGRVLFIKDVIGDEICCWSFYGQGRKIAEVCCTSIVYATEKKQTKVEFPEARIYEETLNILLYEAQDGRGPDNALLEATGGAAGRSHHLDEDEERERIERVRRIHIKRPDDRAHLHQ
- the KCTD10 gene encoding BTB/POZ domain-containing adapter for CUL3-mediated RhoA degradation protein 3 isoform X2, with the translated sequence MEEMSGESVVSSAVPAAATRTTSFKGTSPSSKYVKLNVGGALYYTTMQTLTKQDTMLKAMFSGRMEVLTDSEGWILIDRCGKHFGTILNYLRDGAVPLPESRREIEELLAEAKYYLVQGLVEECQAALQNKDTYEPFCKVPVITSSKEEQKLIATSNKPAVKLLYNRSNNKYSYTSNSDDNMLKNIELFDKLSLRFNGRVLFIKDVIGDEICCWSFYGQGRKIAEVCCTSIVYATEKKQTKVEFPEARIYEETLNILLYEAQDGRGPDNALLEATGGAAGRSHHLDEDEERERIERVRRIHIKRPDDRAHLHQ